A single Acidaminococcus sp. DNA region contains:
- the dnaN gene encoding DNA polymerase III subunit beta, with protein MQFSCESAQLAKAVNTVRKAISSSPNAPIFSGIHLLLSGNELKLVAMDINFSMEKTLEVNGNEDGTVLVPAQYIGDLLSRFNDQVLTVSKSNNDSELNISTETGNFNIPIMDDKEFPAMPAIQEERVLTLPDETIHQLIRQTVYACSNDDQRPLFNGVYLEKKGQNITCVGTNTHRLAIKSVTVDTLDDSEYSMLIPSRMLKEIAANLNGDLPEDVSLFQQKNQLLVRLGTLKILCTLIEGKFPDFRKPIPESFNNRSMVNRVEMERIIQRVSLFSQDSYNIVRLAIEGDKITFSSAAGDRGQGREVLSCVTEGSELPLNIAFNSKYLMEFFKNIDTDEVILETNSSLSPARMVPKDDSSYMYIVTPVRVIF; from the coding sequence ATGCAGTTTTCTTGTGAAAGCGCACAATTAGCCAAAGCTGTCAATACCGTAAGAAAAGCCATTTCTTCAAGCCCAAACGCACCCATTTTTTCAGGTATTCATCTGCTGCTTTCCGGCAACGAACTGAAATTGGTTGCCATGGACATCAATTTCAGTATGGAAAAAACGTTGGAAGTCAATGGTAATGAAGATGGTACGGTTTTAGTACCTGCACAATATATCGGAGATTTGCTCTCTCGTTTCAATGATCAGGTACTTACGGTCAGCAAGTCAAATAACGATTCGGAACTTAATATTTCTACTGAGACTGGTAATTTTAATATTCCTATCATGGATGATAAGGAATTTCCTGCTATGCCTGCCATCCAGGAAGAAAGAGTCCTGACCCTGCCGGACGAAACGATTCATCAATTGATTCGTCAGACTGTATACGCCTGCTCCAATGATGATCAGCGTCCGCTTTTCAATGGTGTTTACCTGGAAAAGAAAGGGCAGAACATTACTTGTGTCGGAACTAACACACATCGCCTTGCCATTAAATCCGTAACGGTAGATACGCTGGATGATTCCGAATATTCCATGCTGATTCCATCCCGCATGCTGAAAGAGATCGCTGCCAATCTGAATGGTGATCTGCCTGAGGATGTCAGCTTGTTCCAGCAGAAAAACCAGCTTCTTGTTCGTTTAGGAACTTTAAAGATTCTCTGCACACTGATTGAAGGTAAATTCCCGGATTTCCGTAAACCGATTCCGGAATCTTTCAATAATCGTTCAATGGTGAACCGCGTGGAAATGGAACGCATCATTCAGCGTGTTTCTCTTTTCTCTCAGGACAGTTACAATATTGTGCGTCTTGCTATTGAAGGAGATAAGATTACGTTTTCCAGTGCTGCCGGTGACCGCGGACAGGGCCGCGAAGTGCTTTCCTGCGTTACGGAAGGTTCGGAACTGCCGCTGAATATTGCCTTTAACTCCAAATATCTTATGGAATTTTTCAAAAATATTGATACGGATGAAGTCATTTTGGAAACGAATTCATCCTTAAGTCCGGCACGTATGGTTCCTAAGGATGATTCTTCTTACATGTATATTGTGACGCCGGTTCGCGTTATCTTCTGA
- the recF gene encoding DNA replication/repair protein RecF, producing MRIKRLRLHHFRNYESLDLPLTHDLTVIYGKNAQGKTNLLEGLYFAAMGFSFRTRHDDEVALFGSEAWAAEVTFEDRYGENKLLVKKVPKNGRRKKEILLNGVQVSPKEQYGRLNLVLFTPDDLQLVKGDPALRRRFLDMEIAQTNRLYYEFLQNYNRVLQQRNKFLKQCREMENLDESQLGVWDRELAAVSANILQERLKAMDDISTAASSVHGAITEGKEQLTLQYLEKQVEGEQVLKENRSQEEWAAFYREELKARHQLDYLRGYTSIGPHRDDLVILENGRPLKAFGSQGQQRTAALALKLSELEFIYKSKEEYPVLLLDDVLSELDASRRRMLLEGMGGKVQTLLTVNDRSLAASGGDCIFYEVREGKLREGGYEGV from the coding sequence ATGAGGATAAAACGCTTACGGCTGCATCATTTTCGCAACTATGAGTCTCTGGATCTGCCTCTGACTCATGACCTTACCGTCATTTACGGCAAAAATGCCCAGGGCAAGACGAATTTGCTGGAAGGGCTGTATTTTGCCGCTATGGGATTTTCCTTCCGAACCCGTCATGACGATGAAGTAGCTTTATTCGGATCGGAAGCCTGGGCTGCAGAAGTGACGTTTGAGGATCGCTACGGGGAAAATAAGCTGCTCGTAAAAAAGGTTCCCAAAAACGGAAGAAGAAAAAAGGAAATCCTGCTGAATGGCGTCCAGGTTTCTCCAAAGGAACAATATGGAAGACTGAACCTTGTGCTTTTTACGCCGGATGATCTGCAGCTTGTCAAGGGGGACCCGGCACTGCGCCGGCGCTTCCTGGATATGGAAATTGCCCAGACTAACCGTCTTTACTACGAATTCCTGCAAAATTATAACCGGGTGCTGCAGCAGCGCAATAAATTCCTGAAGCAGTGCCGGGAAATGGAAAATCTTGACGAGTCTCAGCTGGGTGTATGGGACCGGGAGCTGGCGGCTGTTTCTGCCAATATTCTGCAGGAACGGCTGAAAGCGATGGACGATATCAGTACAGCTGCCAGTTCCGTCCATGGAGCCATTACGGAAGGTAAGGAGCAGCTGACACTGCAGTACTTGGAAAAACAGGTTGAAGGCGAACAGGTCTTGAAAGAAAATCGCAGCCAGGAAGAATGGGCTGCCTTTTACAGGGAGGAGCTGAAAGCCCGGCATCAGCTTGATTACCTGCGGGGTTACACCAGTATCGGTCCGCATCGGGACGACCTGGTTATTCTTGAGAACGGACGACCCCTCAAGGCGTTCGGATCCCAGGGACAGCAGCGCACAGCGGCACTGGCACTGAAGCTTTCGGAACTTGAATTTATCTATAAAAGCAAAGAAGAATATCCGGTACTGCTTTTGGATGATGTGTTAAGTGAACTGGATGCTTCCCGGCGCCGTATGCTTCTGGAAGGGATGGGCGGCAAAGTGCAGACGCTTCTTACGGTCAATGACCGTTCCCTTGCTGCTTCCGGCGGGGACTGTATTTTTTATGAAGTTCGGGAAGGAAAGCTCCGGGAGGGCGGTTATGAAGGAGTTTGA
- a CDS encoding DciA family protein produces the protein MKEFEGLVLSVLKTPQAREKYLLYFLRSRWQDIVGAAAAAHSQPYRLERGTLFIHTDNPMWSHTLLVMKGKFLLALREIMPKKGKRSVYLIRDLKIFHGPVVQDEVDPEGADKAPFMRKINPEHRCPVCGVPLIEGEKICSSCARKQKEEIRQKIHQILLEMPWISFTDCRKYVDCDKMTFADVKAVLGEWSITRALDPEADIKDKAFAVMLLRGIPPEKLTDDKIEEVLASEKRSRYYVPSSGKQLHRPDRRNRRHL, from the coding sequence ATGAAGGAGTTTGAAGGCCTTGTCCTGAGTGTGCTGAAAACGCCGCAGGCTCGTGAAAAATATCTGCTGTACTTTTTGCGCTCGCGGTGGCAGGACATTGTCGGGGCAGCTGCGGCTGCACATTCGCAGCCATACCGTCTGGAAAGGGGAACGCTCTTCATTCATACCGATAATCCAATGTGGAGTCATACCCTTTTGGTAATGAAAGGGAAATTCCTGCTGGCGCTTCGGGAAATCATGCCTAAAAAGGGAAAACGCAGCGTCTATTTGATCCGGGATCTTAAAATTTTCCATGGTCCTGTTGTGCAGGACGAGGTGGATCCTGAGGGGGCTGATAAAGCGCCTTTTATGCGCAAAATCAATCCTGAACATCGCTGCCCTGTTTGTGGTGTACCCTTGATTGAAGGAGAAAAAATCTGTTCTTCCTGCGCCAGGAAACAAAAGGAAGAGATTCGGCAAAAAATTCATCAGATTTTGCTTGAAATGCCGTGGATTTCCTTTACAGATTGTCGGAAATACGTGGATTGTGATAAAATGACTTTTGCTGACGTCAAAGCTGTTTTAGGGGAATGGTCTATTACAAGGGCACTTGATCCTGAAGCAGACATTAAGGATAAAGCATTTGCCGTTATGCTTCTGCGGGGGATTCCTCCGGAAAAGCTTACTGACGATAAAATAGAGGAAGTCCTTGCTAGCGAAAAAAGGAGTCGGTATTATGTACCTTCATCTGGGAAACAATTACATCGTCCGGACCGACGAAATCGTCGGCATCTTTGA
- a CDS encoding DUF370 domain-containing protein: MYLHLGNNYIVRTDEIVGIFDIRNKRTNLYRFFLRPYLESGQVVNLSGDYPPASCIVTTDKVILSGISSRTLRNR, from the coding sequence ATGTACCTTCATCTGGGAAACAATTACATCGTCCGGACCGACGAAATCGTCGGCATCTTTGACATTCGAAATAAGAGGACGAATTTATATCGCTTCTTTTTGCGACCTTATCTGGAGTCTGGACAGGTTGTCAATCTGAGCGGCGATTATCCGCCGGCCAGTTGTATTGTGACAACAGATAAAGTCATTCTTTCAGGGATTTCCAGCAGAACATTAAGAAACCGTTAA
- the gyrB gene encoding DNA topoisomerase (ATP-hydrolyzing) subunit B encodes MAKKQQSIEEEIAVHGEYGAEQIQVLEGLEAVRKRPSMYIGSISARGLHHLVYEVIDNSIDEALAGYCDHILVEIDEDNSIIVTDNGRGIPVEMHKIGKPAVEVVMTILHAGGKFGNGGYKVSGGLHGVGVSCVNALSKKMIVEVKKNGKIYRIEFSKGKTTKPLYVEGTCPENETGTSVHFWPDDTIFTETVYSYDTLKHRIRELAFLNKGVKIELKDKRTGADEIFHYEGGIVSFVEFINKGKEPIHEKPIYVEGERDDTIVEVAMQYTDAYTENVYTFVNNINTEEGGTHLAGLKQALTRCINDYARKNNMLKENEENLSGDDVREGLTCVLSLKVREPQFEGQTKTKLGNSEVRGIVDNMVTEALNEYFEENAPVAKKIVEKAILSSRARAAARKARDLTRRKSALEVSSLPGKLADCSSKNAEETEIYIVEGDSAGGSAKQGRDRTFQAILPLRGKILNVEKARLDKMLNNNEIRSMITAFGCGIGEEFDISKIRYGKIIIMTDADVDGAHIRTLLLTFFYRYMQPLIKNGNVFIAQPPLYLIRTKNKHTYAYSDAELQTKLDEVGRENNPYVQRYKGLGEMNPEQLWETTMDPTKRTVLQVHLEDAATADSVFSVLMGDKVEPRRQFIEENAGKVTNLDF; translated from the coding sequence ATGGCAAAGAAACAACAGTCTATTGAAGAAGAAATCGCGGTTCATGGCGAGTACGGCGCTGAGCAGATTCAAGTGCTGGAAGGCCTTGAAGCCGTCCGCAAACGCCCGAGTATGTATATTGGGAGTATCAGTGCCCGCGGTCTGCACCATCTGGTGTATGAAGTCATTGATAACAGTATCGATGAAGCACTGGCTGGATACTGCGATCATATTCTCGTAGAAATTGACGAAGACAACAGTATCATTGTTACAGATAATGGCCGCGGTATTCCGGTGGAAATGCATAAAATCGGTAAACCGGCCGTCGAAGTAGTCATGACCATTCTTCATGCCGGCGGTAAGTTTGGCAACGGCGGCTATAAAGTATCCGGCGGCCTGCACGGCGTCGGCGTTTCCTGCGTAAATGCCTTAAGCAAGAAGATGATCGTCGAGGTCAAGAAAAACGGCAAGATTTATCGTATCGAGTTCAGTAAGGGCAAGACGACGAAACCGCTCTATGTGGAAGGCACGTGCCCTGAGAACGAAACCGGGACAAGCGTTCATTTCTGGCCTGATGATACGATCTTTACGGAAACCGTCTACAGCTATGATACGCTGAAGCACCGTATCCGTGAGCTGGCTTTCCTCAATAAAGGCGTCAAGATTGAATTAAAGGATAAGCGTACCGGTGCCGATGAGATTTTCCATTATGAAGGCGGTATCGTTTCTTTTGTTGAATTTATCAACAAAGGTAAGGAACCCATCCATGAAAAGCCGATTTATGTAGAGGGGGAACGAGACGATACCATCGTTGAAGTCGCCATGCAGTATACCGATGCGTATACGGAAAATGTCTATACCTTCGTTAATAACATCAATACGGAGGAAGGCGGCACGCATCTGGCCGGACTGAAACAGGCACTGACCCGCTGCATCAACGATTATGCCCGGAAGAACAATATGCTGAAAGAAAACGAAGAAAATCTTTCCGGTGATGATGTGCGTGAAGGGCTGACTTGCGTCCTGAGCCTTAAAGTGCGGGAACCGCAGTTTGAAGGTCAGACTAAGACAAAGCTTGGCAACAGCGAAGTTCGTGGTATTGTTGATAATATGGTAACGGAAGCGCTGAATGAATACTTTGAAGAAAACGCTCCCGTGGCTAAAAAGATTGTTGAAAAGGCAATTCTCTCTAGCCGTGCCCGTGCCGCTGCCCGCAAGGCGCGTGATTTGACGCGTCGTAAGAGCGCCCTCGAAGTCAGCAGTCTGCCAGGCAAATTGGCCGACTGTTCCAGCAAGAATGCGGAAGAGACCGAAATCTATATCGTCGAAGGGGATTCTGCAGGCGGCAGTGCCAAGCAGGGCCGTGACCGTACTTTCCAGGCCATTCTGCCTCTGCGCGGTAAGATTTTAAATGTGGAAAAGGCGCGTCTTGATAAGATGCTGAACAATAACGAAATTCGCTCCATGATTACTGCATTTGGCTGCGGTATTGGTGAGGAATTTGATATTTCTAAGATTCGTTACGGCAAGATTATCATCATGACCGATGCCGATGTCGACGGTGCTCATATCCGTACGCTGCTCCTTACTTTCTTCTACCGTTATATGCAGCCGCTGATTAAAAACGGCAATGTATTTATTGCCCAGCCTCCGCTGTATTTGATCCGGACGAAGAATAAACATACTTATGCGTACAGTGATGCCGAACTGCAGACAAAACTGGATGAAGTGGGAAGAGAAAATAATCCCTACGTGCAGCGCTACAAAGGTCTGGGCGAAATGAATCCGGAACAGCTGTGGGAAACGACCATGGATCCGACAAAGCGCACAGTGCTGCAGGTCCATCTGGAAGATGCTGCTACGGCTGATTCTGTTTTTTCTGTTTTGATGGGCGATAAGGTAGAACCGCGCCGTCAGTTCATTGAAGAAAACGCCGGTAAGGTTACCAATCTGGACTTCTAA
- a CDS encoding thiamine diphosphokinase has product MEVVLPQGRLVLSRTADTTLVLMAGGRGPDPQWLKKAAGTFPLYAADRGSDYCIRAGLWPIFACGDRDSGHAGSWEQMKAHGCKVKTFLVNKNDTDLSLLLQELPERACILASGIWGGRADHLYANMLTLLTYQRERGGTVIMADDREIMVFLEKGDQVSWEAYKMPKAVSLLPFSDVTTVSISGVRWPLDHAELTRRNPYAVSNQLAGKLMEAGCDSGVAGLYLTYKE; this is encoded by the coding sequence ATGGAAGTTGTACTGCCTCAGGGCAGACTTGTTCTTTCCCGCACGGCAGATACTACTCTGGTTCTCATGGCGGGAGGAAGAGGTCCCGACCCACAGTGGCTGAAAAAAGCGGCCGGTACCTTTCCTCTTTATGCGGCTGACAGGGGCAGTGATTACTGCATCCGTGCCGGTTTGTGGCCCATTTTCGCCTGCGGAGACAGGGACAGTGGTCATGCCGGCAGCTGGGAACAGATGAAAGCACATGGCTGTAAGGTCAAGACATTTCTTGTTAACAAAAATGATACGGATCTTTCTTTGCTGCTTCAGGAGCTGCCAGAACGGGCCTGTATCCTGGCAAGCGGTATATGGGGCGGCCGGGCCGACCATCTGTACGCCAATATGCTGACTCTTTTAACTTATCAGCGTGAAAGAGGCGGTACGGTGATTATGGCCGATGACCGTGAAATTATGGTTTTTCTGGAAAAAGGTGACCAGGTTTCCTGGGAAGCTTATAAAATGCCCAAAGCTGTCAGCCTTTTGCCATTTTCAGATGTAACAACTGTTTCTATCAGCGGCGTCCGCTGGCCTTTGGATCATGCCGAGCTAACACGGCGGAATCCTTATGCCGTCAGCAACCAGCTTGCCGGCAAATTGATGGAAGCAGGCTGTGACAGCGGTGTGGCCGGATTATATCTGACCTATAAGGAGTAA
- a CDS encoding TSUP family transporter — protein sequence MEIVFSWTNLAFLLAAGFLGSFVDAVVGGGGMITLPAWMATGVPMAYALGSNKLAAMVGTIASFFTFLRSGKVDLHLLRYMPLSILGSAVGAFLAAYLPDTLMRYIVVAALVGIAVYTYMKKNWSGSDEIVHFSRGSFAGMLLMLFGLGAYDGFFGPGTGTFLIFGFLYFGYNFISAAGNAKASNLASNIGGVVTFLLLGKLYFAYAIPMALMEIVGARLGAKIAIHKGIGFIRPLYLTVTVLLIGKQVYDIFIH from the coding sequence ATGGAGATTGTATTTTCCTGGACAAATCTTGCTTTCCTGCTGGCGGCGGGTTTTCTGGGATCCTTTGTAGATGCTGTTGTGGGCGGCGGTGGGATGATTACACTGCCTGCCTGGATGGCAACAGGTGTTCCCATGGCCTATGCGCTGGGATCTAATAAATTGGCCGCAATGGTAGGTACTATTGCAAGTTTTTTTACTTTTTTACGAAGCGGCAAAGTGGATCTCCATCTCCTGAGATATATGCCGCTTTCGATTCTGGGTTCGGCAGTTGGTGCCTTTTTGGCTGCTTATTTACCGGACACACTCATGCGTTATATTGTCGTTGCGGCTCTCGTTGGCATAGCCGTCTATACCTATATGAAAAAAAACTGGAGCGGTTCTGACGAAATTGTGCATTTTTCCCGCGGCAGTTTTGCCGGCATGTTATTGATGCTGTTTGGATTAGGAGCCTATGACGGTTTTTTCGGACCTGGTACCGGCACATTTTTGATTTTTGGCTTTTTGTATTTTGGATATAATTTCATTAGTGCTGCCGGCAATGCCAAGGCCAGTAATTTGGCAAGCAACATCGGCGGTGTTGTGACTTTTTTGCTTTTAGGAAAATTGTATTTTGCCTATGCCATTCCGATGGCTTTGATGGAAATCGTCGGAGCCAGATTAGGAGCAAAAATTGCTATTCACAAGGGAATTGGTTTTATAAGGCCGCTTTACCTGACAGTTACAGTGCTGCTGATTGGCAAACAGGTTTATGATATTTTTATTCACTAA
- the gyrA gene encoding DNA gyrase subunit A, with protein sequence MQKSYIDYAMSVIVQRALPDVRDGLKPVHRRILYAMNEAGMLPNKAYKKSARIVGDVLGKYHPHGDSSVYDAIVRLAQDFSTRYLMVDGHGNFGSVDGDPPAAMRYTEVRMGKIAVEMLRDIEKDTVDFIPNYDESLKEPTVLPAKVPALLINGSSGIAVGMATNIPPHNLGEVVDGLVMLIDNPDATIDELMTCIKGPDFPTGAKILGLSGIRQAYTTGRGVIKVRAKAHVEPMPKNKNRIVITEIPYQVNKARLIESIAHLVQDKTLEGITDLRDESDRKGMRIVIELRSDIVPEIMLNQLYKHTQMQESFGVIMLALVKGHPRILNLKDILVYYLEHQKEVITRKTRYELNKAKERAHILAGLKIALDHLDEVISTIRSSATADIARNALMTKFGLSEKQAQAILDMRLQRLTGLERKKIEDEYTEVMANIAYLESVLADEHKIMGICKEDLLDVKKRFGDPRRTAIVPDAGDIDTEDLIAEEDVVITISHQSYIKRQALTNFRNQNRGGRGIKAGSGKIGKGDKAVKGDFSEHLLMASTHDNILFFTNQGRVYRQKGYEIPEASRQAKGTFIRNLLPLVENEKITAVIGVHNGISADEAKFLFMATNKGYVKRTSVSEFKSARRAGLIAINLEEGEELIDVKLTSGHNDILIATKNGYAIRFNEEDVRPMGRTAHGVRGISLRPHDVVVSMDSCESGQGEVLTVTEGGLGKRTDISEYRTQTRGGKGVINLKVSDKTGDIVGSKFINENHDIMLISAAGIIIRMKAADISSYGRNAQGVKMMDLDTGDKVAALAVVDTVEEEKK encoded by the coding sequence ATGCAGAAGTCCTACATTGACTATGCTATGAGCGTTATTGTCCAGCGCGCCCTGCCGGATGTGCGGGACGGGCTTAAACCGGTGCATCGGCGTATTTTATATGCCATGAATGAGGCAGGTATGCTTCCCAACAAGGCTTATAAAAAATCCGCCCGTATCGTCGGCGATGTTTTAGGTAAATATCATCCTCACGGGGATTCCTCCGTATATGATGCAATTGTGCGTCTGGCACAGGACTTTTCTACGCGGTATCTGATGGTAGACGGGCACGGCAACTTTGGTTCCGTCGACGGCGACCCACCTGCCGCTATGCGTTATACCGAAGTTCGTATGGGCAAGATTGCCGTAGAAATGCTGCGCGACATTGAAAAAGATACAGTAGATTTCATTCCGAACTACGATGAATCCTTGAAGGAACCGACCGTGCTGCCGGCAAAGGTACCGGCCCTTCTGATCAATGGTTCTTCCGGTATTGCTGTTGGTATGGCTACTAACATTCCTCCTCATAATCTGGGAGAAGTGGTGGATGGCCTTGTGATGCTTATCGATAATCCTGATGCAACTATTGATGAATTGATGACTTGCATCAAGGGACCTGACTTCCCGACCGGTGCTAAAATTCTTGGACTCAGCGGTATCCGTCAGGCCTATACTACGGGCCGCGGTGTCATTAAGGTTCGTGCTAAGGCCCATGTGGAGCCGATGCCGAAAAATAAGAACCGGATAGTCATCACGGAAATTCCGTACCAGGTCAACAAGGCTCGTTTGATTGAAAGTATTGCCCATCTGGTACAGGATAAGACTCTGGAAGGCATTACGGATCTGCGCGATGAATCCGACCGTAAGGGCATGCGCATCGTCATTGAACTGCGCAGCGATATTGTGCCGGAAATCATGCTGAACCAGCTGTATAAGCACACGCAGATGCAGGAATCCTTCGGCGTTATCATGCTGGCCCTTGTCAAGGGACATCCGCGTATCCTGAATCTGAAGGATATTCTGGTGTACTATCTGGAACACCAGAAGGAAGTCATTACCCGTAAAACGCGGTATGAGCTGAATAAAGCCAAGGAACGTGCCCATATCCTGGCAGGACTCAAAATTGCCCTGGATCATCTGGATGAAGTCATTTCGACCATTCGCAGCAGTGCTACGGCAGATATTGCCCGTAATGCTTTAATGACCAAGTTTGGTCTCAGCGAAAAACAAGCCCAGGCTATTCTGGATATGCGTCTGCAGCGCCTGACCGGACTGGAACGTAAGAAGATTGAGGACGAATATACCGAAGTAATGGCTAATATTGCCTATTTGGAAAGCGTCCTTGCCGATGAACATAAAATCATGGGTATCTGTAAGGAAGACCTGCTTGATGTAAAGAAACGTTTTGGCGATCCTCGCCGTACCGCAATTGTACCGGATGCCGGTGACATTGATACGGAAGACCTGATTGCTGAAGAAGATGTCGTGATTACGATCAGCCATCAGAGCTATATCAAGCGTCAGGCTTTGACGAACTTCCGTAACCAGAACCGCGGCGGCCGTGGTATCAAGGCCGGCAGCGGCAAGATTGGCAAGGGAGATAAGGCTGTGAAGGGAGATTTCTCCGAACATCTGCTGATGGCCAGCACACATGATAACATCCTGTTCTTTACGAATCAGGGCCGTGTATACCGTCAGAAAGGCTACGAAATTCCGGAAGCTTCCCGTCAGGCGAAGGGTACCTTTATCCGTAATCTCCTGCCGCTTGTGGAAAACGAGAAGATTACTGCCGTCATCGGTGTCCACAATGGAATCAGTGCCGATGAGGCCAAATTCCTCTTCATGGCTACCAATAAAGGTTACGTCAAGCGTACGAGCGTAAGTGAATTCAAGAGCGCCCGCCGGGCCGGACTGATTGCTATCAACCTGGAAGAAGGGGAAGAACTGATCGATGTCAAACTGACTTCCGGTCATAACGATATTCTTATCGCTACGAAGAATGGATATGCTATCCGCTTTAACGAAGAGGACGTCCGTCCGATGGGACGTACGGCTCATGGTGTTCGTGGTATCAGCCTGCGTCCGCATGACGTGGTTGTTTCCATGGATTCCTGCGAAAGCGGACAGGGAGAAGTACTGACCGTTACCGAAGGCGGCCTGGGCAAACGTACGGATATTTCTGAATATCGTACCCAGACCCGCGGCGGTAAGGGTGTCATCAACCTGAAAGTATCTGATAAGACCGGTGATATTGTAGGATCCAAGTTTATCAACGAGAACCACGATATCATGCTGATTTCGGCTGCCGGGATCATTATCCGTATGAAAGCGGCTGATATTTCCAGTTACGGCCGGAATGCCCAGGGTGTCAAGATGATGGATTTGGACACCGGAGATAAAGTGGCGGCCCTGGCTGTGGTAGATACAGTGGAAGAAGAAAAAAAGTAA
- a CDS encoding YbjN domain-containing protein codes for MNQKAEAFKAYTDKNDPQAFNAQELENDEFHTVLFRSHMKIDDQSLPFVVTVDDSPYVTIRILLVQNGINDENRAAVMELLNEYNRTYKAFKHYIDVVNEVVLDCCLVVKNNQMDGDLIYSMLQSMANHLQKDLKEITSKTAKMQ; via the coding sequence ATGAATCAAAAGGCAGAAGCATTTAAAGCTTACACGGATAAGAATGATCCCCAGGCTTTTAATGCACAGGAACTGGAAAATGACGAATTTCATACAGTGCTGTTCCGGTCCCACATGAAAATAGATGATCAGAGTCTTCCTTTCGTAGTAACCGTCGATGACAGTCCTTATGTGACGATTCGCATTCTTCTTGTGCAGAACGGCATCAATGATGAAAATCGTGCGGCTGTGATGGAACTGCTTAATGAGTACAACCGGACCTATAAGGCTTTTAAGCACTATATTGATGTAGTCAATGAGGTCGTATTGGACTGCTGCCTCGTCGTGAAAAATAATCAGATGGATGGTGACCTTATTTATTCGATGCTGCAGAGCATGGCTAACCATCTGCAAAAGGATTTGAAGGAAATTACTTCCAAGACAGCTAAAATGCAATAA
- a CDS encoding response regulator transcription factor: MKLLVAEDEPSLNQIIVKRLKIEGYSVDSAQNGAEALEYTEAAEYDLLIVDIMMPEMDGLTLVKTIRERGSKVPVLFLTARDSTEDKVKGLDSGGDDYLVKPFEFSELLARIRALLRRTASSGVVSDEITFADLTLSSSAHTVFRSGKEISLTPKEFAILEYLLRNQGIVLSRDKILEHAWDFSYEGASNMVDVYMKTLRRKIDKDFEPKLLHTVRGAGYVLKE, from the coding sequence ATGAAATTGCTTGTTGCAGAAGATGAACCTTCTTTGAATCAAATTATTGTGAAGAGATTGAAAATTGAAGGATATTCGGTGGACAGCGCTCAAAATGGAGCCGAGGCACTTGAATATACGGAAGCCGCTGAGTACGATTTACTGATTGTGGATATTATGATGCCGGAAATGGATGGTCTGACTCTTGTCAAGACAATCCGGGAACGGGGCAGCAAAGTTCCTGTGCTCTTTTTGACAGCACGCGACAGTACCGAAGATAAGGTTAAAGGCCTCGACAGCGGGGGAGATGATTACCTCGTCAAGCCTTTTGAATTTTCCGAACTGCTGGCCCGTATCCGTGCCTTACTTCGCCGCACTGCTTCATCAGGTGTCGTTTCTGATGAGATTACGTTTGCGGATCTGACCCTTTCCAGCAGTGCCCATACGGTGTTCCGTTCCGGAAAAGAGATTTCGCTGACACCAAAGGAATTTGCCATTCTCGAATATTTGCTGCGTAATCAGGGGATTGTTCTTTCGCGGGATAAAATTCTGGAGCATGCCTGGGATTTTTCCTATGAGGGAGCTTCCAATATGGTGGACGTCTATATGAAGACGCTGCGCCGCAAGATTGATAAAGACTTTGAACCCAAACTGCTTCACACCGTAAGAGGAGCTGGGTATGTACTTAAAGAATAA